The window TGCCTGTGTGGGCCCACGGCTGTGAAGCCCACTGCGCCAGCCTCCTCTTTCCATCCGCTTTTTCTTCCTGGGCCAGAAAAACCAACCACCTGTCCCTCGAAGTAGCGCTTGCTGGAAGAACCATTGCCCTCCTCTGAGCCAGCCTCGAGTGCTGACGGCAGGTCTGTCTGCCACGGCACCGGGCCCTGCCCACTGCTTTCACAGTGTCCTGCTGTCACGACAGACCCCCAAGGGGCCAGCGTGGTCACTGCACATCTGAGGCTCCCTTAGTCACTGTGCACTTTCTTTCAGTGTTTGGTGGGTTAGTGTTCCCGGGCTACCGTGGGTAGTGGTGGACAAGAGGAACTCTGGGATCTTGTCCTCCCCACAGAAGCCTGACAAGAACCCACTTCTGCTGTGTCCCTGTCTTGTCCCTTAGGCTGGCGAATTGGGAAGGGAGAAGGCTACGCTGATCTTGAATATGCCATGATGGTGTCAATGGGAGCCGTCCACGAGGGGACACCAGTCATCACGATCGTCCACGACTGCCAGGTATGTCCTGCAGACCTGTTACCAGTGTCCCTGTCAGCTGCTCCAGGAGTTGGAGGTCAGGGGAGACACCTGCTCCTCAGGTATGCCGTTAGAGGTGTTGATTGACAACGCTCGGTTCCTGCTGGGAACCTGACCATCCGCTTCCACCCTGTCCAGGTCGTTGACATCCCTGAGGCTCTTCTGGAGGACCACGACCTCACTGTTGACTACATCCTCACTCCCACCAGGGTCATTACTACAGGCTGTGCACGCCCAAAGCCAACAGGCATCCTGTGGTCCAAGGTGGGTCATCACCGTGGCTGATGTGGCTTACTGTAGTGGCTCTCGTGGTGATGCTTGTGTGTCCCGGCCACTGTCCACTGGCCTGTGTGGACGGCATTACCTACAACTCTGAATGGTGTAGTCACCTCTTCAGGCCGAGTCCTAAAGTCTTTTCCAGAAAGCAGTGatggggtcaccacaccatgggTCCCTTGCCAGTGgttttcattctctctgtctctctcggtctctgcttctctgtgtgtgtgtgttcatgtgtatgcatgtgcaaaggccagaggtcagccCTGGACGTCATTCCTCAgggtatgcaccaccacgccctgTGGGGTTTCTGGTTTTGGTGGTTTTGCATCTCTGTGGGATTGGACTTACCGGCCTGTGGTGCTGGGCAAGTACTTTGCCCCTGAACTGGCTCATGGCCCTTTGTGTACATAGTAGCTTGTTTTGGAGTCAGGGTTCACTGCCTCGGCCTCTCAGGTAGCCAGGATAAGAAGCCTGCGGTGCTGGCTCCAGCAAGGGATTGCAGACTTCTAGATGATTGACAGGTGAAAGTCAAATCTGTGTTTAGTTTTTGGAGGATGGAATAATTATCTCCTGTGTTATTAACAAGTGGCATTTTCATTTCATGTGGTGTGCTGACAGAACATAATGACCATTCCTTATCGCCAGCCAGGAAAAGCAGGTCCCAcgtcagcctgggcagcagcagcagcctcattCTGTAAGCCCAGATGTGAGCGGCTGGAGAATGGCAGAGCCAATGGAGTTGGGACCTGTGGAGATGTGAGCTAAGCCCCCGCCAGGCATCTACTCCAAACAGGCTGCTCTAGAGGACTGACACCTGGCTCCGAGGTAGCCTGAGCAGAGAGACTTGCCTGCATCTTGGTTTAGCTGCTCCACTTGGTAGGAAAGCAACCTCAGAGTCTGAGAGCTGACCTCACGTGCACACTGTAGAGAGCTGACCTTGTGCACAGtgcacactgtagagagctcatgtgcactgtagagagctcatgtgcacactgtagagagctcatgtgtacactgtagagagctcatgtgcacactgtagagagctcatgtgtacactgtagagagctcacgtgcgcactgtagagagctcatgtgcgcactgtagagagctcatgtgcgcactgtagagagctcatgtgcactgtagagagctcatgtgcacactgtagagagctcatgtgtacactgtagagagctcatgtgtacactgtagagagctcatgtgcacactgtagagagctcatgtgtacactgtagagagctcatgtgcactgtagagagctcatgtgcatACTGTAGGGAGCTCACGTGcgcactgtagagagctcatgtgcacactgtagagagctcatgtgtacactgtagagagctcacgtgcacactgtagagagctcatgtgcacattgtagagagctcatgtgtacactgtagagagctcatgtgcactgtagagagctcatgtgcacactgtagagagctcacgtgcacactgtagagagctcatgtgcactgtagagagctcatgtgcacactgtagagagctcatgtgcacactgtagagagctcatgtgtacactgtagagagctcacgtgcacactgtagagagctcatgtgcacattgtagagagctcatgtgtacactgtagagagctcatgtgcactgtagagagctcatgtgcacactgtagagagctcacgtgcacactgtagagagctcatgtgcactgtagagagctcatgtgcacactgtagagagctcatgtgcacactgtagagagctcatgtgcacactgtagagagctcatgtgtacactgtagagagctcatgtgcgCACTGTAGAAAGCTCATGTgtacactgtagagagctcatgtgcacactgtagagagctcatgtgcgcactgtagagagctcatgtgcacactgtagagagctcatgtgcgcactgtagagagctcatgtgcacactgtagagagctcatgtgtgcactgtagagagctcatgtgcgcactgtagagagctcatgtgtacactgtagagagctcatgtgcgcactgtagagagctcatgtgcacactgtagagagctcatgtgcgcactgtagagagctcatgtgcacactgtagagagctcatgtgtgcactgtagagagctcatgtgcacactgtagagagctcatgtgcgcactgtagagagctcatgtgtgcactgtagagagctcatgtgcacactgtagagagctcatgtgcacactgtagagagctcatgtgctcactgtagagagctcatgtgcgcactgtagagagctcatgtgtacactgtagagagctcatgtgcacactgtagagagctcatgtgcacactgtagagagctcatgtgtgcactgtagagagctcatgtgcacactgtagagagctcatgtgcacactgtagagagctcatgtgtacactgtagagagctcatgtgcacactgtagagagctcatgtgcactgtagagagctcatgtgcgcactgtagagagctcatgtgcgcactgtagagagctcatgtgcgcactgtagagagctcatgtgtacactgtagagagctcatgtgtacactgtagagagctcatgtgcacactgtagagagctcatgtgcacactgtagagagctcatgtgcgcactgtagagagctcacgtgcgcactgtagagagctcacgtgcacactgtagagagctcacgtgcacactgtagagagctcatgtgcacactgtagagagctcatgtgcacactgtagagagctcatgtgcactgtagagagctcatgtgcactgtagagagctcatgtgcacactgtagagagctcatgtgtatactgtagagagctcatgtgcacactgtagagagctcatgtgcacactgtagagagctcatgtgcacactgtagagagctcatgtgtacactgtagagagctcatgtgcacactgtagagagctcatgtgtacactgtagagagctcatgtgcacactgtagagagctcatgtgcgcactgtagagagctcatgtgcacactgtagagagctcatgtgcacactgtagagagctcatgtgcacactgtagagagctcatgtgtgcactgtagagagctcatgtgcgcactgtagagagctcatgtgcacactgtagagagctcatgggcacactgtagagagctcatgtgcacactgtagagagctcatgtgcacactgtagagagctcatgtgcacactgtagagagctcatgtgtacactgtagagagctcatgtgcacactgtagagagctcatgtgcactgtagagagctcacgtgcgcactgtagagagctcatgtgtacactgtagagagctcatgtgcacactgtagagagctcatgtgcactgtagagagctcatgtgcacactgtagagagctcatgtgcactgtagagagctcatgtgcgcactgtagagagctcatgtgtacactgtagagagctcatgtgcgcactgtagagagctcatgtgcactgtagagagctcatgtgcacactgtagagagctcacgtgtacactgtagagagctcatgtgtacactgtagagagctcatgtgcacactgtagagagctcatgtgcgcactgtagagagctcatgtgtacactgtagagagctcatgtgcacGCTGTAGAGAGCTCATGTTTGCACTGTAGAGAGCTTGCCTTGGAGTGATGGCTGTTCTCTCAGTGTTTCCTCACCAGCTCTATGGCCCCCAAAGATAGGAGAAAATTGACTGTGGTGGCTGTGAAGTGTCAGAAACGACTGAACAGGTCTGACTCCTGGTCCGCTCAGGTACCGTTGTTCAGGCCGAACCTGTGGGCTCAGTTCGGGCAGTCACCAGAGAACAGGCTGCTGACGGAGCCGGGGTCCTCGGGGCCTCACGCTTGCAGCAGTGTTTGTGCGCATGGCTCAGGCATCTGGCTCCTCCTCTCAAACGCTGTACCCATGTGGTGGGTAGGTGGGATACTGTGCCCAGCTGCACCAACCAACTGGGGCCCCAGGTGGCCTGTGCAAAGCCCCATAGGCTGGCCCTGCTTGGCAAGCTGTCCATTTAGCAAGTCAGCAGCCTTGTGCTAGCGGGTATTGTAGGGGTCATGCTCCAGGTCAGACCCGCCCGGCTGTGCACGCAGGCCCAGGTCTCCCTTGGACCCGAGATGCTCCAGAGCAGGTAAAGGGCTCCATCCCAGCCGCAGGCAGGTGCAGTAGAAGCCCTCGCCCTCCTGGAGGTTGGCAGGGGATGGCCCTCTGTGGGCTGAGTACCAGTGACTGCAGGGGCCTCTCGTAGGTGGGCGGCCCACTCAGGAGCCCCAGTTCTTCCTACATCCTGGGCCTCCAGGAAGAGAGAGGCCTGTCCCACCCACACTGTGGCACCCGAAGGGCCAATCTGGACGACTTCAGAGTGCTGGGGTCTTGTTCAGGCTGACGTGGGGTCAGCTGTGGCAGGTTGGTGACATTTGTTAAGCAACAGAATCTCAGCCAGTTCTGGCCCTGCACACTTCTCGTGTTGGCACCCtgcatgctgaggcaggagaatggcaggTTTGATGTCCAGACAAACTTGAGCAATGCGATGAGGCCTTGTCTAGAAATAAAAGGAAGTGTCCGTGCTGTAGCCgggtggtagaatgcttgtctcGACTGAGGGCCTGCGCTGCGCTCCAGGGCAGGGGAGTCTTCTCCCCCCACACACTGAGATGGGGCCCTCAGCTTCCTTCAGTGCATATGGGGTGTGGCATTGCCAGAATTCCTCCTGAGTGTGTGGACATGGCCTCAGTGTGACTGCCCCAGACCAGCTGTGGCTGCTTTCTCTTCCAGGTCAGCTGTGAGATGCTTGCGAAAATCCCAGTGCTCCGGAGCCTGCGCGAGCGAGAGAAACGGGCTGGGAAGGATGTCACTCTTCAGGCCGAGCctggcagccagcagccagccccAAGCTCTGTCAGGAGACCCCAGGATAGACCACAAGCCGGTTCCCAAGGAGGGTCCCATAGTCCCCTGCAGGAGATGGACACACAACTAGCTGCCACCGTGTGCGTGGGAAATCTGCCCTATAATACTCGTGTGCGTGAGCTGAAGAGAGCCCTGCAGGAGCTGGGGGCAGCGCCCCTGAGGCTGACCTGGCAGGGGCCACAGCACAGGGCAGTGCTACACTACACAGACTCAGCTGCTGCCCAACAGGCTGCCTCTCTCCTGCAGGGCCTACGACTGGGTGCCAACGCCTTGAGGGTGTCACTGGGGCAGCAGAGGGATAGGTGACCTGATGAGCAGGCCACCCCAGCAGAAGAATCGTGCCCTTTCTGCTACTGGGGTGTGTCTGCCATGTGACAGTTTGCCCTCTGAGATGACCTGCTGCTGTGTGAGGCTCCTGCTCTGTCTTCCTGGGACGCGGCCATGCTCCCCTAATGGGTAGGGATGATAGCAAGCAGTCCTGACACCCAGGATGCTGTGAGCTCTGGCCCATTCCAGTTCTGGGTCTCGTGAAATCCAGGTGATGTGCTCTGGGTGCAGAAGGTTTAGGGACAGAGCAGTCCGGACAAGAGGCACACAATGGAGACCTGTTTCAGGGTGTTTGAGTAAGAGGGCAGAGGCCTGCAGAGAAGAGGCCATGCAGGATTGAGCTGAGTGTCCTTggagacacccctcccccccatgccAGCCCAGCAGAACAGGCATGGAAAGGGTGGGGCTTCTGCATCCAGAGAACTCAAACCCCGAGTTCTGGTTTTGGAAACCATGTGTTGTGCGCATGCCAACGTCTACCCAGGCTGCTTAGGGCCACGCCATCCCTCAGGTGAGGATGCCCTCAGGTGAGGATGCGAGGAGAGGAGCATGGCGACTGCCTGTGTGCTCCCAGAAGCACTTGATCCTAAGgaaaaacataagcataaaatgtGCATGCCTGGGAAGTGTCTTGTTTTTACCAGCGGGTCTTGCACAGTGTCTGTTAGCATTGTCCTTTGCCCTGGTAAGGGCAAGTCTCGCTCATATTAAAGGAAAAGAGCTTGTGACATATGTCTCCTTGCAGGATCTAGCCTTAGAAAATGGCTAGTTCAGTAACCACTGCTTCCAGGCTGAGGGAAGCAGGCTCAGGCTGTACTGGCCTCTGGCCTGGCCTGCTGCTGGcctgacccccaccccaccctcactccTGCCCAGCACAGCCACTGGCCACCCCATCCTCACCTGCTCTGCTTTCCTCAGGGTTCTGCCTGCATTTGGGTCCTTGCCTGCCCCTGGTGTCCCTTCTTACCTTTGATGTCCCACTGGGACAGCGCCTGCAGTTTAGCAGGATGGCGCTGTCTGCTCCTTCCTGCTGTAGACCGGCAGGACACAACCAACTCAGGCCTCCAAGATAGCGTGAGCCCCCTGTCCCTTGTGGCCAGAATAATCCAGATGTGTTGACACACAGTCTAAGCCACTCGTGTATTTGCGTAAAGTGTGTAAGTGCTGAAGCCGGGGTTTCCTCAGTCTAAGCCCTGGTAGATGCTACAGGGCGTTCCCTGTCTCCGGATGCCTTTGAGGTCTGGTTCTCCAGGTGATGGGAGCCACAGGTGACAAAGTCACTGTGTTCTTTGTCACTACAGTTGTATATAGCACACATAATCAAAATGGACAAAAAGCTCCTGTCAGGTGCCGAGGTGGTGAAGACACTGTGTCACTGCAGGGTTCTGGGCCCGTCCACACTTCCACTCATTCTCTGCTTTGCCAATAGTGGAGATCGGAGCAGGAGGTTGGCTGTTTGGAAGAGTTTGTCCTCAGGGCTGCATCTCACCCTGGCTGGCTTACTTTGGGTAACTGTTGCTGTGGTgaaccaccatgaccaaagcaacttgggaggaaagggattatccAGTTCACAGTTCCATATAACAGTTCTTTGtcaaaatcagggcaggaactcaagcagggcaggaacctggagcaggagctgacgcagaggccatggaggagtgctgcttactggcttgcttcctgtggcttgctcagcctgctttcttatagaacccagggatgACCATACCTACAATGtggtctgggccctccccatcaatcactaggAAAATATTCTACAGGCTTCTCTATAGCCTggtctcatagaggcattttccCGATTGGAGTTCCCTCCTCAGACAATTCTATCTTGTGTCAGTTTGGCATAACACTCTCCGATGCACCCGCCTCTTCTGTGTGTGCTTGCCCTGCATCCTGGCTGCCCTGAGGAGAGCAGAACTCAGCCTCCTGCCATGACGGACTAATGCCTGCAGCTGAGTAAACCCTGGTGGACATCTTGAAGAGCTAGTGCACGAAGACACACACCAACGGCCTTCCTTGCATCCATTATAATGTAGCTTCTAGAAACGGaacagcaggggctggagagatggtataGCCCTTAAGAGCCCTTACTGCTCTTCCCAAAGACCTGAGTTCCCTTCACCCATATTACAGAGCTCATAAACACCTATGGCCTCAACTacggggatctgatgcccttgcCTGACTTCATGAGCACTGCATgctcacagatgcacacacactagCAGTAAAA of the Apodemus sylvaticus chromosome 21, mApoSyl1.1, whole genome shotgun sequence genome contains:
- the Mthfsd gene encoding methenyltetrahydrofolate synthase domain-containing protein isoform X2 — its product is MHQPRKVWKEFIAGVSKQSIRERIWDYMESHDIADFPRPVHHRIPNFKGASRAAEHFPRLHAFSAARTIKVNPDAPQRNARFLVLESKKTLLVPTPRLRTGLFNKITPPPGASKDVLRKCATSQGVRNFSVPVGLDSSVLVDLVVVGSVAVSEKGWRIGKGEGYADLEYAMMVSMGAVHEGTPVITIVHDCQVVDIPEALLEDHDLTVDYILTPTRVITTGCARPKPTGILWSKVSCEMLAKIPVLRSLREREKRAGKDVTLQAEPGSQQPAPSSVRRPQDRPQAGSQGGSHSPLQEMDTQLAATVCVGNLPYNTRVRELKRALQELGAAPLRLTWQGPQHRAVLHYTDSAAAQQAASLLQGLRLGANALRVSLGQQRDR
- the Mthfsd gene encoding methenyltetrahydrofolate synthase domain-containing protein isoform X3, encoding METQEGVSKQSIRERIWDYMESHDIADFPRPVHHRIPNFKGSYLAGQSIRDLEVFSGTQEVKVDPDKPLEGVRLLALQSKKTLLVPTPRLRTGLFNKITPPPGASKDVLRKCATSQGVRNFSVPVGLDSSVLVDLVVVGSVAVSEKGWRIGKGEGYADLEYAMMVSMGAVHEGTPVITIVHDCQVVDIPEALLEDHDLTVDYILTPTRVITTGCARPKPTGILWSKVSCEMLAKIPVLRSLREREKRAGKDVTLQAEPGSQQPAPSSVRRPQDRPQAGSQGGSHSPLQEMDTQLAATVCVGNLPYNTRVRELKRALQELGAAPLRLTWQGPQHRAVLHYTDSAAAQQAASLLQGLRLGANALRVSLGQQRDR
- the Mthfsd gene encoding methenyltetrahydrofolate synthase domain-containing protein isoform X1; protein product: MHQPRKVWKEFIAGVSKQSIRERIWDYMESHDIADFPRPVHHRIPNFKGSYLAGQSIRDLEVFSGTQEVKVDPDKPLEGVRLLALQSKKTLLVPTPRLRTGLFNKITPPPGASKDVLRKCATSQGVRNFSVPVGLDSSVLVDLVVVGSVAVSEKGWRIGKGEGYADLEYAMMVSMGAVHEGTPVITIVHDCQVVDIPEALLEDHDLTVDYILTPTRVITTGCARPKPTGILWSKVSCEMLAKIPVLRSLREREKRAGKDVTLQAEPGSQQPAPSSVRRPQDRPQAGSQGGSHSPLQEMDTQLAATVCVGNLPYNTRVRELKRALQELGAAPLRLTWQGPQHRAVLHYTDSAAAQQAASLLQGLRLGANALRVSLGQQRDR
- the Mthfsd gene encoding methenyltetrahydrofolate synthase domain-containing protein isoform X4, which gives rise to METQEGVSKQSIRERIWDYMESHDIADFPRPVHHRIPNFKGASRAAEHFPRLHAFSAARTIKVNPDAPQRNARFLVLESKKTLLVPTPRLRTGLFNKITPPPGASKDVLRKCATSQGVRNFSVPVGLDSSVLVDLVVVGSVAVSEKGWRIGKGEGYADLEYAMMVSMGAVHEGTPVITIVHDCQVVDIPEALLEDHDLTVDYILTPTRVITTGCARPKPTGILWSKVSCEMLAKIPVLRSLREREKRAGKDVTLQAEPGSQQPAPSSVRRPQDRPQAGSQGGSHSPLQEMDTQLAATVCVGNLPYNTRVRELKRALQELGAAPLRLTWQGPQHRAVLHYTDSAAAQQAASLLQGLRLGANALRVSLGQQRDR